Proteins encoded together in one Aeromonas encheleia window:
- a CDS encoding 4Fe-4S dicluster domain-containing protein translates to MNRFVIADPKLCIGCGTCMAACSTVHKAKGLQQAPRLTVMRHEQATMPVQCRHCDDAPCIKVCPVEAICQTEDAVQLNESLCIGCNLCAVACPFGAISSGGSRPVAMATSYDSYIPCSVRSSNPSTSAGLRCFGEDLLSWEPGVRAIAVKCDLCAFREEGPACIDACPSQALTQVSEDDSAHTARERRLQAAQSHPEGAPAFSATASPSSPHSLTAKGDR, encoded by the coding sequence ATGAACCGCTTCGTTATCGCTGATCCCAAACTTTGTATCGGTTGTGGCACCTGTATGGCGGCCTGCAGCACGGTTCACAAGGCCAAGGGTTTGCAACAGGCCCCCCGATTAACCGTCATGCGACACGAGCAGGCGACCATGCCGGTTCAGTGCCGTCACTGTGACGACGCCCCCTGCATCAAGGTGTGCCCGGTCGAGGCCATCTGCCAGACCGAGGATGCGGTGCAACTGAACGAGTCGCTCTGCATCGGCTGCAACCTGTGCGCCGTGGCCTGCCCGTTCGGCGCCATCAGCAGCGGCGGCAGCCGTCCGGTGGCCATGGCCACCAGCTATGACAGCTACATCCCCTGCTCGGTACGCTCCAGCAACCCTTCCACCTCCGCCGGCCTGCGCTGCTTCGGGGAAGACCTGCTGAGCTGGGAGCCCGGCGTGCGCGCCATCGCGGTCAAATGCGATCTCTGCGCGTTTCGCGAAGAGGGCCCGGCCTGCATCGATGCCTGCCCCTCTCAGGCGCTGACCCAGGTGAGCGAGGACGACAGCGCCCACACCGCCCGCGAGCGTCGCCTGCAGGCCGCCCAATCCCATCCGGAAGGGGCCCCCGCATTCAGTGCCACGGCCTCGCCCTCTTCACCGCACTCATTGACAGCCAAGGGAGATCGCTGA
- the kup gene encoding low affinity potassium transporter Kup, with protein MNCNNKPALSGVTLAAIGVVYGDIGTSPLYTLRECLSGQFGFGVEPASILGFLSLIFWLLILVVSVKYLSFVMRADNAGEGGILTLMSLATRNSPERLAPVLIILGLIGGSFFYGEVVITPAMSVMSAIEGLKIVAPSLDPYIVPLSVLVLTLLFAIQKHGTATVGKLFAPIMLTWFLTLAVLGLRGISQNPEVLGALNPVWALRFFMTYQTTSFFALGAVVLAITGVEALYADMGHFGKNPIRLAWFVVVLPSLVLNYFGQGALLLGNPEAIANPFFLLAPTWALLPLLLLATMATVIASQAVLSGVFSLTRQAVRLGYLSPIRIVHTSEQESGQIYIPVINWMLYVSVVIVIMSFEHSSNLAAAYGIAVTGTMVLTSILFCSVAKNSWHWHPYLVAALFALLLAIDVPLFVANLAKIFSGGWLPLTLGAVMFTLMTSWKSERFQLIRRLNEHGNSLEPMIASLEKSPPTRVAGTAVYMSRVVNVIPHALLHNLKHNKVLHERIILLTLRVEDVPYVHNVRRVCIEQLSPTFWRVVASYGWRETPNMEEIFHRCNAEGLSCRMMETSFFMAHESLIMKERPWYLYLRGQLFMLLQRNALRAPDQFEIPPNRVIELGSQVDI; from the coding sequence ATGAACTGCAATAACAAACCCGCCCTGTCTGGCGTCACCCTGGCGGCGATCGGCGTGGTCTATGGCGATATCGGCACCAGCCCGCTCTATACCCTGCGCGAGTGCCTGTCGGGCCAATTCGGGTTCGGGGTCGAACCCGCCTCCATCCTGGGCTTTCTCTCGCTGATCTTCTGGCTGCTGATCCTGGTGGTCTCGGTCAAGTACCTCTCCTTCGTGATGCGGGCCGACAATGCCGGTGAGGGGGGCATCCTGACCCTGATGTCGCTGGCGACCCGCAACAGCCCCGAGAGGCTGGCCCCTGTGCTGATCATTCTGGGGCTGATCGGCGGCAGCTTCTTCTATGGCGAGGTGGTGATCACCCCCGCCATGTCGGTGATGTCGGCCATCGAGGGGTTGAAGATAGTGGCCCCCTCGCTGGATCCCTACATAGTGCCGCTCTCGGTGCTGGTGCTGACCCTGCTGTTTGCCATCCAGAAACATGGCACCGCCACCGTGGGCAAGTTGTTCGCCCCCATCATGCTGACCTGGTTTCTGACCCTGGCGGTGCTGGGCCTGCGCGGCATCAGCCAGAATCCCGAGGTGCTGGGCGCGCTCAACCCCGTCTGGGCCCTGCGCTTCTTTATGACCTACCAGACCACCTCCTTCTTTGCCCTCGGCGCCGTGGTGCTGGCCATCACCGGCGTTGAAGCGCTCTATGCCGACATGGGCCACTTCGGCAAGAACCCGATCCGGCTCGCTTGGTTTGTGGTGGTGCTGCCGTCGCTGGTGCTCAACTACTTCGGCCAGGGCGCGCTGTTGCTCGGCAACCCCGAGGCCATCGCCAACCCCTTCTTCCTGCTCGCCCCCACCTGGGCGCTGCTGCCCCTGCTGTTGCTGGCGACCATGGCGACGGTGATCGCCTCGCAGGCGGTGCTCTCCGGGGTCTTCTCCCTCACCCGGCAGGCGGTACGGCTCGGTTATCTCTCACCCATCCGCATCGTCCACACCTCCGAGCAGGAGTCGGGCCAGATCTATATCCCGGTCATCAACTGGATGCTCTATGTCTCTGTGGTGATCGTCATCATGAGCTTCGAGCACTCCAGCAATCTGGCGGCCGCCTATGGCATCGCCGTGACCGGCACCATGGTGCTCACCTCCATCCTCTTCTGTTCGGTGGCGAAGAACAGCTGGCACTGGCACCCCTATCTGGTGGCCGCCCTGTTCGCCCTGCTGCTGGCCATCGATGTGCCGCTCTTTGTCGCCAACCTCGCCAAGATCTTCTCCGGCGGCTGGCTGCCCCTCACTCTGGGCGCGGTCATGTTCACCCTGATGACCAGCTGGAAGAGCGAGCGCTTTCAGCTTATTCGCCGCCTGAACGAGCACGGCAACTCGCTGGAGCCGATGATCGCCTCGCTGGAAAAATCCCCGCCGACCCGGGTGGCGGGCACCGCCGTCTATATGTCGCGGGTGGTCAATGTGATACCCCATGCGCTCCTGCACAACCTCAAGCACAACAAGGTGCTGCACGAGCGGATCATTCTGCTCACCCTGCGGGTGGAGGACGTGCCCTACGTCCACAACGTGCGCCGGGTCTGCATCGAGCAGCTCTCCCCCACCTTCTGGCGGGTGGTGGCCAGCTACGGCTGGCGCGAGACTCCGAACATGGAGGAGATCTTCCATCGCTGCAATGCGGAGGGCCTGAGCTGCCGCATGATGGAGACCTCCTTCTTCATGGCCCACGAGTCCCTCATCATGAAGGAGCGCCCCTGGTACCTCTATCTGCGCGGCCAGCTGTTTATGCTGCTGCAACGCAATGCCCTGCGGGCGCCGGATCAGTTCGAGATCCCGCCCAACCGGGTGATCGAGCTGGGCTCGCAGGTGGATATCTGA
- a CDS encoding GNAT family N-acetyltransferase, with translation MEIEIYNKSQDEIFNILVNNLRQFNFQMMDEERSQPLMVVIRDDSGKIIGGIAGRTIYHQFMIEVLWVHDDKRDQGLGIQLMEIAEREAQARGCIAAQVDTLPFQAPKFYEKWNFRLSAK, from the coding sequence ATGGAAATAGAAATTTATAACAAATCTCAAGATGAGATCTTCAATATACTTGTTAATAATCTCAGACAATTTAATTTTCAGATGATGGACGAGGAAAGATCCCAACCATTGATGGTGGTCATACGTGATGATAGCGGCAAGATTATCGGTGGCATTGCCGGACGTACCATTTACCATCAATTTATGATCGAGGTGCTTTGGGTACACGACGATAAACGAGATCAGGGGCTCGGCATTCAACTGATGGAGATCGCCGAACGCGAGGCGCAAGCACGAGGTTGTATTGCAGCTCAAGTCGACACTCTGCCGTTCCAGGCGCCCAAGTTTTATGAAAAATGGAATTTCAGATTGTCGGCAAAGTGA
- a CDS encoding 4Fe-4S dicluster domain-containing protein, protein MNSFVIADPSLCIGCRTCEVACAVSHQSASCAGTVEREGGLRLAIEDGHLVSKDSYFQPRLKVVVGSKVTTPVLCRQCEDKPCAKACPNNAIVTEDGHVKVYQARCIGCKSCVVACPYGAMNVVVKEVAPAAGALFKGVQTKALALKCDLCSHREGGPACVEVCPTQALRLVTPASLDSLNRQKQLASAEAMPSSQRA, encoded by the coding sequence ATGAACAGCTTCGTGATTGCCGATCCCAGTCTCTGTATTGGGTGTCGTACCTGTGAGGTGGCCTGCGCCGTGTCACACCAGTCAGCGTCCTGCGCGGGCACCGTTGAGCGGGAGGGCGGTCTGCGTCTTGCCATCGAAGATGGACATCTGGTCTCAAAAGACAGCTATTTTCAGCCCCGTCTGAAGGTGGTGGTGGGCAGCAAGGTGACCACGCCGGTGCTCTGCCGCCAGTGTGAAGACAAGCCCTGTGCCAAGGCCTGCCCCAACAACGCCATCGTCACCGAGGATGGCCACGTCAAGGTCTATCAGGCGCGCTGCATCGGCTGCAAATCCTGTGTGGTGGCCTGCCCCTACGGCGCCATGAACGTGGTGGTCAAAGAGGTGGCCCCTGCGGCCGGTGCGCTGTTCAAGGGAGTGCAAACCAAGGCGCTGGCCTTGAAGTGCGATCTCTGCAGCCATCGCGAGGGGGGGCCGGCCTGCGTCGAGGTGTGCCCCACCCAGGCGCTGCGGCTGGTGACCCCCGCGTCGCTGGACTCCCTGAACCGCCAGAAGCAGCTGGCCAGCGCCGAGGCCATGCCGTCCAGTCAGCGGGCATAA
- the fdhF gene encoding formate dehydrogenase subunit alpha: MKKVITVCPYCGTGCKINLLVENDKVVGAEGANGRTNEGQLCLKGYYGWDFLNDTNLLTPRLKNPMIRRERGGKLEAVSWDEAIGFASSRLSAIKAKYGADAIMTTGSARGPGNEANYVMQKFARAVIGTNNVDHCARVUHAPSVSGLETTVGNGAMSNAIPEIQETKCLLVFGYNAADSHPIVARHILKAKAKGAKVIVCDPRMVETARIADQWLPLKNGSNMALVNAFANVLIAEGLYDKAFVANYTEGFDTFKATVAKYTPEYVEEITGLKAADIRAAIRTYAESPASMILWGMGVTQYGQAVDVVKGLAGLALLTGNFGRRGTGCGPVRGQNNVQGTCDMGMLPHQFPGYQSVADPAISAKFAKAWGVPSLSQQPGYRLTELSHKVEEGKCKAFYIFGEDPAQTEADLAQFRRTLGGMELVIVQDIFMTQTAEMADVILPATSWGEHEGVYSSADRGFQRFYKAVTPPDNVKPDWAIFSLMASAMGYPMEYRDTQEIWDEMRALCPLYTGVSYDKMADLKSVQWPCPTEDHPGTSTLFEGNVFTTPSGKGQLIASEWRPPLEQPCADYPLVLSTVREVGHYSCRSMTGNCSALQTLADEPGYVQIHPSDAQKLGVKDQALVWISSRRGKVITRANYNDRVNAGVVYMTYQWWIGACNELTIEHVDPVSYTPEYKYCAVKIERIENQPEAENYVQTEYSALKAKLRSAAKG; the protein is encoded by the coding sequence ATGAAAAAAGTCATTACCGTCTGCCCCTATTGCGGCACCGGTTGCAAGATCAACCTGCTGGTTGAAAACGACAAGGTGGTGGGGGCCGAAGGTGCCAACGGCCGGACCAACGAGGGGCAACTCTGCCTCAAGGGTTACTACGGTTGGGATTTCCTCAACGACACCAACCTGCTGACCCCCCGTCTCAAGAACCCGATGATCCGCCGCGAGCGCGGTGGCAAGCTCGAAGCCGTCTCCTGGGATGAGGCCATCGGCTTTGCCAGCAGTCGTCTCTCCGCCATCAAGGCGAAATACGGTGCCGACGCCATCATGACCACAGGCTCCGCCCGCGGTCCCGGCAACGAAGCCAACTATGTGATGCAAAAATTTGCCCGCGCCGTGATTGGGACGAATAACGTCGATCACTGCGCGAGGGTGTGACACGCACCCTCAGTCTCCGGTCTGGAGACAACTGTAGGTAACGGCGCCATGAGCAACGCCATTCCCGAAATTCAAGAGACCAAGTGCCTGCTGGTGTTTGGTTACAATGCTGCCGACTCCCATCCCATAGTGGCGCGCCACATCCTCAAGGCGAAAGCCAAGGGTGCCAAGGTGATCGTCTGTGATCCGCGCATGGTGGAAACCGCCCGTATCGCCGATCAGTGGCTGCCGCTGAAAAACGGCTCCAATATGGCGCTGGTCAATGCCTTCGCCAACGTGCTGATCGCCGAGGGGCTCTACGACAAGGCGTTCGTCGCCAACTACACCGAAGGTTTCGATACCTTCAAGGCCACCGTGGCCAAGTACACCCCGGAATACGTGGAGGAGATCACCGGCCTCAAGGCGGCGGATATCCGCGCGGCCATTCGCACCTATGCCGAGTCACCCGCCTCCATGATCCTGTGGGGCATGGGCGTGACCCAGTACGGTCAGGCGGTGGACGTGGTGAAAGGCTTGGCGGGGCTGGCCCTGCTGACCGGCAACTTCGGTCGTCGCGGCACCGGCTGCGGCCCGGTGCGCGGTCAGAACAACGTGCAGGGCACCTGCGACATGGGGATGCTGCCGCACCAGTTCCCGGGCTATCAGTCCGTGGCCGATCCCGCCATCAGCGCCAAGTTTGCCAAGGCCTGGGGCGTGCCGTCCCTGTCTCAGCAGCCCGGTTACCGTCTGACCGAACTCAGCCACAAGGTGGAGGAGGGCAAGTGCAAGGCCTTCTACATCTTCGGCGAAGATCCGGCCCAGACTGAAGCCGACTTGGCCCAGTTCAGGCGCACCCTGGGTGGCATGGAGCTGGTGATAGTGCAGGACATCTTCATGACCCAGACCGCCGAGATGGCCGACGTCATCCTGCCCGCCACCAGTTGGGGCGAGCACGAGGGGGTCTACAGCTCGGCGGATCGCGGCTTCCAGCGCTTCTACAAGGCGGTCACGCCCCCCGACAACGTGAAGCCGGACTGGGCGATCTTCTCGCTGATGGCCAGCGCCATGGGGTATCCCATGGAGTATCGCGACACCCAGGAGATCTGGGACGAGATGCGCGCGCTCTGCCCGCTCTATACCGGGGTCAGCTACGACAAGATGGCGGATCTCAAGAGTGTGCAGTGGCCCTGTCCGACCGAGGATCACCCGGGCACCAGCACCCTGTTCGAGGGCAATGTGTTCACCACCCCGAGCGGCAAGGGTCAGCTGATCGCCTCCGAGTGGCGGCCGCCACTGGAGCAGCCCTGTGCGGATTACCCGCTGGTGCTCTCCACGGTGCGGGAGGTGGGTCACTACTCCTGCCGCTCCATGACCGGCAACTGCTCGGCGTTGCAGACGCTCGCCGATGAGCCCGGCTATGTGCAGATCCACCCGAGCGATGCGCAAAAGCTCGGGGTGAAGGATCAGGCGCTGGTCTGGATCTCGTCCCGGCGCGGCAAGGTGATCACCAGGGCGAACTACAACGACAGGGTCAACGCCGGTGTGGTCTACATGACCTACCAGTGGTGGATCGGGGCCTGCAACGAGCTCACCATAGAGCACGTGGACCCGGTCTCCTACACCCCAGAGTACAAGTACTGCGCGGTGAAAATTGAGCGTATTGAGAATCAGCCTGAGGCGGAGAATTATGTCCAGACTGAATACAGTGCACTCAAGGCGAAATTGCGCAGCGCCGCCAAAGGCTAA
- a CDS encoding sigma 54-interacting transcriptional regulator produces MLNVSAIPLTDISPIWDDGFLSLSKNLLSAVTLDDFIKKLNRIDACFGGVTRVNLILNLGTGEEAVCYFMGGQGPQHLICHKADLHFSKEQAIILPAARFMNRCAKLASTPVYDGLQSYCQLPITTARSHLGGIEFISTEANAFPMETLAKLTQLAAIVAIALENVLDKERTLEQANSLRLERDSCKILVDVTNAVIKLVRIAELPRSLFTILQHHFSISSLCLAEYNATSDSFKSYLVNQQACDAPGIINHSCFEKNCLQGALGHSEPFFIYREQGHGCNASCRFTSQILPADADSSCILPLRYRGNLLGVLILSHPQADFFADIDISLLEQVAARTAIAMNNVQAQQEISNTNGAKEKTIRVAELPSSADFANIIYQSAAMEAVLEKVRLVAQSDCSVLILGETGTGKELIAQAIHALSARREQEMVKVNCAAIPTGLIESDLFGHEKGAFTGALTQRIGRFERAHKGTLFLDEVGDMPLDLQPKLLRVLQEHELERVGNSNPIAIDVRLVAATNCDLLSMVKNKRFRSDLYYRLNVFPIELPPLRERREDIPLLVNFFIKKIARRMRRNITSIPADAMKMLVSLPWYGNIRELENIIERAVVMTRGHVLNLSPDELMPLKGYHKIETLVYDEPAPTLFRESQGQPDEGDERQRIIDTLRECNGIVAGERGAAQRLGMKRTTLLSKMKRLGISAKAPQILD; encoded by the coding sequence ATGCTGAATGTGAGTGCCATTCCGTTAACCGACATCTCACCCATCTGGGATGACGGTTTTCTCTCTCTCTCCAAGAACCTGCTCTCCGCCGTCACCCTGGATGATTTCATCAAGAAGCTGAACCGGATCGATGCCTGCTTCGGCGGCGTGACCCGGGTCAACCTGATCCTCAACCTGGGCACCGGGGAGGAGGCTGTCTGCTACTTCATGGGAGGGCAGGGGCCACAGCACCTGATCTGCCACAAGGCCGATCTGCATTTTTCCAAGGAGCAGGCCATCATACTGCCGGCGGCCCGCTTCATGAATCGCTGCGCCAAGCTCGCCAGCACCCCTGTCTACGACGGCCTGCAATCTTATTGCCAGCTGCCCATCACCACGGCACGCAGCCACCTGGGCGGCATCGAGTTCATCAGCACCGAGGCGAACGCCTTCCCGATGGAAACCCTGGCCAAGCTGACCCAGCTCGCGGCCATCGTCGCCATCGCGCTGGAGAACGTGCTGGACAAGGAGCGCACCCTGGAGCAGGCCAACTCCCTGCGCCTCGAGCGCGACAGCTGCAAGATCCTGGTGGACGTCACCAATGCGGTGATCAAGTTGGTGCGCATCGCCGAGCTGCCGAGGAGCCTGTTCACCATACTGCAGCACCACTTCTCCATCAGCAGCCTCTGTCTGGCCGAATACAACGCCACCTCCGACAGCTTCAAGAGCTATCTGGTCAATCAGCAGGCCTGCGATGCGCCCGGCATCATCAACCACTCCTGCTTCGAGAAGAACTGCCTGCAGGGGGCCCTCGGCCACAGCGAGCCCTTCTTCATCTATCGGGAGCAGGGCCACGGCTGCAACGCGAGCTGCCGCTTCACCTCCCAGATCCTGCCGGCCGATGCGGACAGCTCCTGCATCCTGCCGCTGCGTTATCGCGGCAACCTGCTGGGGGTGCTGATCCTGTCTCATCCCCAGGCTGACTTCTTCGCCGACATCGACATCTCCCTGCTGGAGCAGGTGGCGGCGCGCACGGCGATTGCCATGAACAACGTGCAGGCGCAGCAGGAGATCTCCAACACCAACGGCGCTAAGGAGAAGACCATCAGGGTCGCCGAGCTGCCGTCCAGCGCCGACTTTGCCAACATCATCTACCAGAGCGCCGCCATGGAGGCGGTGCTGGAGAAGGTGAGGCTGGTGGCCCAGAGCGACTGCTCGGTGTTGATCCTGGGGGAGACCGGTACCGGCAAGGAGCTGATCGCCCAGGCCATTCACGCCCTGAGCGCCCGCCGCGAGCAGGAGATGGTGAAGGTGAACTGCGCCGCCATCCCCACCGGCCTCATCGAGAGCGACCTGTTCGGCCACGAGAAGGGGGCCTTCACCGGCGCCCTGACCCAGCGCATCGGCCGCTTCGAGCGAGCCCACAAGGGCACCCTCTTCCTCGACGAGGTGGGGGACATGCCGCTCGACCTGCAACCCAAGCTGCTGCGGGTGCTGCAGGAGCACGAGCTGGAGCGGGTCGGCAACAGCAACCCCATCGCCATCGATGTGCGGCTGGTGGCGGCCACCAACTGCGACCTGCTCTCCATGGTCAAGAACAAGCGCTTTCGCAGCGATCTCTACTACCGGCTCAACGTCTTCCCCATCGAGCTGCCGCCCCTGCGCGAGCGGCGCGAGGACATACCGCTCTTGGTCAACTTCTTCATCAAGAAGATCGCCAGGCGGATGCGGCGCAACATCACTTCGATCCCGGCCGATGCCATGAAGATGCTGGTCTCCTTGCCCTGGTACGGCAACATCCGCGAGCTGGAGAACATCATAGAGCGGGCCGTGGTGATGACCCGCGGCCATGTGCTCAACCTCTCCCCCGACGAGCTGATGCCGCTCAAGGGCTACCACAAGATTGAGACCCTGGTCTATGACGAGCCGGCGCCGACCCTGTTCCGGGAGAGCCAGGGCCAGCCTGACGAGGGGGATGAGCGCCAGCGCATCATCGACACCCTGCGCGAGTGCAACGGCATCGTCGCCGGGGAGCGGGGCGCCGCCCAGCGGCTCGGCATGAAGCGCACCACCCTGCTGTCGAAGATGAAGCGGCTCGGTATCTCGGCGAAAGCCCCCCAGATCCTCGACTAA
- the fdhD gene encoding formate dehydrogenase accessory sulfurtransferase FdhD, producing MLSDTETPLHELCARREVVHYQRRGVTTDGAMLLPCETPVALVYNGIAHTVMMCSPTELEDFAIGFSLSEGIIDSLQDIHDIEQVASCQGIEVHVTLANRCVHRLKEMRRTLTGRTGCGICGSESLDQVVRTLPRLPDSQRLEVTLIDKVLETLRPLQLLGQSTGATHAAVHLDAAGNILAIREDVGRHIALDKLVGHLCRSGRRDGAILVTSRASFEMVQKCASAGIEILLAISAATELAVDRAEQTGLTLVGFCRPGRAEIYSGRQRISLD from the coding sequence ATGTTGTCAGATACCGAAACCCCGCTGCACGAGCTGTGCGCACGGCGCGAGGTGGTTCACTACCAGCGGCGTGGCGTCACCACGGACGGCGCCATGCTGCTGCCCTGCGAAACCCCGGTGGCGCTGGTCTACAACGGCATCGCCCACACCGTGATGATGTGCAGCCCCACCGAGCTGGAGGACTTCGCCATCGGCTTCTCGCTGTCCGAGGGGATCATCGACAGCCTGCAGGACATCCACGACATCGAGCAGGTCGCCAGCTGTCAGGGCATCGAGGTGCATGTCACCCTGGCCAATCGCTGCGTCCATCGCCTCAAGGAGATGCGCCGTACCCTGACCGGCCGCACCGGCTGCGGCATCTGTGGCAGCGAGAGCCTGGATCAGGTGGTGCGCACCCTTCCGCGACTGCCCGACAGCCAGCGCCTCGAGGTGACCTTGATCGACAAGGTGCTGGAGACCCTGCGCCCCCTGCAACTGCTGGGACAGAGCACAGGCGCCACCCATGCCGCCGTGCACCTGGATGCGGCGGGCAACATCCTGGCCATTCGCGAGGACGTGGGCCGCCACATCGCGCTCGACAAGCTGGTGGGTCACCTGTGCCGCAGCGGTCGGCGCGATGGCGCCATCCTGGTGACCAGCCGCGCCAGCTTCGAGATGGTGCAAAAATGCGCCAGCGCCGGCATCGAGATCCTGCTCGCCATCTCGGCGGCCACCGAGCTCGCGGTGGATCGGGCGGAGCAGACCGGCCTCACCCTGGTGGGCTTCTGTCGCCCCGGCCGGGCCGAGATCTACAGCGGTCGCCAGCGCATCAGCCTGGACTAA
- the recR gene encoding recombination mediator RecR: MKFSPLLDEMMKALQVLPGVGPKSAQRMAFTLLERERSGGLRLAQLLNRALTEIGHCSHCRTFTENDLCEICANPKREESGLLCVVESPADVAAIEHTGQFSGRYFVLMGHLSPLDGIGPEELGLEILERRLKDESISELILATNPTIEGDATAWYIADMARAAGVEVSRIAHGVPVGGELELVDGTTLSHSLMGRQRLK; the protein is encoded by the coding sequence ATGAAATTCAGTCCCCTGCTCGATGAGATGATGAAGGCGCTGCAGGTGCTGCCGGGCGTCGGCCCCAAGTCGGCCCAGCGCATGGCGTTCACCCTGCTCGAGCGCGAGCGCAGCGGCGGCCTGCGCCTGGCCCAGCTGCTCAATCGGGCGCTGACCGAGATAGGTCACTGCAGCCACTGCCGCACCTTCACCGAGAACGATCTCTGCGAGATCTGCGCCAATCCCAAGCGCGAGGAGAGCGGCCTGCTGTGCGTGGTGGAGAGCCCGGCGGACGTGGCCGCCATCGAACACACCGGCCAGTTCTCCGGCCGCTACTTCGTGCTGATGGGGCACCTGTCACCGCTCGATGGCATAGGACCGGAGGAGCTGGGGCTCGAGATCCTGGAGCGCCGTCTGAAGGATGAGTCCATCAGCGAGCTGATCCTGGCCACCAACCCCACCATAGAGGGGGACGCCACCGCCTGGTACATCGCCGACATGGCCCGCGCCGCCGGCGTCGAGGTGAGCCGCATCGCCCACGGCGTGCCGGTGGGGGGCGAGCTGGAGCTGGTGGATGGCACCACCCTGTCCCACTCCCTGATGGGACGGCAGCGGCTGAAATAA